CAATGGGATTATACTCAATCAAGCAACAGGCCTACTACTTTCACCTTGTTTGGCTGCGTAAAATTGCGTCCCGCGGCACTCACCATAGTTTGTGATGCCGAGGTTGTGCTTTTAGCCTGCTTGCCTTCCCAATTCAATTCTCGTGAAGCAGCGGCATCGCATTTTCCAGATGCCAGGTATTTTACTACCAGCTGATGTTAGAGCATCCAATACTTTCACTGTCAAAAATGTAGAAGTCTGTCTTCGTTTGAAGCCGTCGGGCCATCACTGGCTTCATGGCGATGCCATTGGAACACCCGCATCAAGCGCCCGAAATGCCCTGAAAGGATTCGTCTTTCTTCTCGGTTGGAGCTCTGCAGTTTGATAAAGAATCTAGCTGGGCCATCTGAGCCCAGAATTCTAGACCTATTCTGTGGATTAATCGCATCgcggcgccctcctcggaTGCTACCTTgaggaccccccccccccccccccccccccagcgGCCGTGTAACCATCTCATGCGCGCAGAACATGCACACCCCCCTCCGTTGATCATCTTGGCATGTCCGACAGATGACCAATGGAAGAAACACAGTCTTGGCCGGCAGAGCCGCGAAAGTTTAAGGCCTCGTCCTAGACAAACAAGAGGATAAGACAAGAAGAGCCTGCGCGATGGTATGTGGAACCTTTTCGCTGTTGCTGGACACAACATCTGCCCCTCGTCCCTTGCTTGTGTCTGGACTCCTTCGGCTTCCCCGTGGATCGAAATTTCCACCATCGGCAATTGATCTTCATGTTCAGCACCCGAGACCGACTTGCCAGGTCGGCCGTAATCAGTAGTGATAGGGGGGAAATCActcgccaaggccagcaCAGACTATATATAAACGAGCGAGATCCACCGCCATTTGAGATTCGAGAGTCATGTCGTCCTTGtactgcttcttctcggcccttttttttgcttcttctctcttttcaCCTCTAGCGTGCGTCCAATGCCCCTTTCCAGCATTCATGTCTATCCCCAGGCCCGAAGCTTCGCACCGCATCTCTTCTGTGATCCAGCCTTCCCGCGCCCGAAGAGTGACTGTGATGATGGCAATAGGCACATCCAAGGGGGAGCGGCACGCCATAAGTATAGTTGCCCTGACATGAACCCCGACGCCAATCTATTGTGTGTCGTGTTAATCACAGTTTAGCTTCCATCGGGAGTCTTTGGATGAACGAAACTACCGTCGGGCTAGACTTGTGCCGTGTTCATGCCGCTGGGCCCTGCCCACTTGTTTCCACGTCAAAAAGGACCGCTGTCGAATGCCGATTGAGAGACGATGGGGTTGCCAATAAGCTACTTTGTGGAGAATAGAGTTCGCATCATGTCTCGGTCCTTATCCACGTCCGGCCCTATCATCTCTCAAGGAACCATCACGGTTTGTATTAAGAAGACCCCCAGCATCCATGCATAGAGTACAGAGTATGCATAGAGTACAGAGTATGCGTAGAAATATGAGAGATTCTTATTCCCCTTGGCTCCGCACGCCATCAACCTCGTACTCTGGCTTCTCCATTCCCCAATTTCGCACTACTATTCTTAGGTGTGCTTGAAGGTGGTTTGGGGGCCGCTTGCTCGTAGGTCCGCATCAGATCGAGTTCCGGTGATGGGCCCCCAAGGGTAGAAAGGACACCGTCCGGCATTTGTCCGATCCCGCAACCCCGCGCCAACATGCATGCAGGCAAactcgaggccatcaaggccaCTGTGGACGATGTGGTGGACGGCGTCCGAATCGTGGAGCTCCACCTCGTGCGATGCCGGACTTCTTCCCGGTCAATCCATTCTCTGACCTGCTTCCCGCCCAGGGATGCAGACCAGGGATACAGATATAAAGCCAGGGATGGCTTGTCGGTGCGGGGTAAACGTCCtaaacgccaaggccagtTGCAGATATTTTGACCTTGGCCGTCTTTGTCTCTCACGACTCGCCTCATCGGCTTTGCTCCGTAACGCCTCCTCCTAAGCCATCTCATCGAGCCTAACGTCATTTcacttcttttttccttccccTTGCCGTAGGCTCCACCCTTTTCTTGACAGGCCCACGGGTTGCAGATCATGATCTAGATTCTAAGAGCCGCCAAGCCTTCTCGTCGTTCCTCAACCCTCATGGCTTCAGGAGAACTGAATCAGgacgggcagcagcagccgcagcagcagcagcagcagcagcataAAGAAGCTCCCCGTCCCGTATCCTCTTCTGAGCCTCCTCCACCCATCACTACCGGCTCTCGTTACGGCTTCTCCCAGTTCTTTGACGGAATCGGTCTCTCCCGCGACAGCTTAGCCTTCAACGTCCCCTCGCTCCAGCAAGTCGCCCTCTGgttccaggccgccgccagcatgtctctcatcaacgtcgacctcctcgccctcgccaccggcggcgccggctaCCTTGCctccatcaacgccgccaaccTCAGCACGCCGGCCATCTCGCTGCTGGCGTACCAGCCCTCCTtcgccgacatcatcggcaCCAACGCCACGGCCCGCAAgatcgccgacctcgactgGCAGGCCTTccacgagggcggcgtctACAACAAGCGGGACAACACCATGTACATCTCGTCCAACTACCAGTCCCTCgccgacaacatcaacatcaccgtcctctctctcgacgacctctCCGTCCGCAGCACCCAGTTCCCTGACCTCGCCGAAGCCAACGGCGGCTCCTCTTACTACCCGCCCGGCGCTGACCAGTCCGCCCCGCCGCCCATGCAGGTCTGGTGCGACCAGGGCGACTTTGACGCCTACTCCAagctgctcgccgtcgacgtcaacACCAACAAGACGGAGCCcctcatcatcggcttcAACGGCCGCAACTTCAGCGCCGTCAACGACGTGAGGCAGCACCCCGTCACCGGCGACCTCTGGttcaccgacgccgagtaCGGCTTCTACCAGCACTTCCGCCCCGCCTCCCAGGTGCCCAGGCACGTCTACCGCTTCGAGCCCGCCACCggcgtcgtccaggtcgtcgccgacggcatccaGCAGCCCAACGGCATCGAGTTCTCCCCGGACTACAAGACCCTCTACGTCTCCGACACGGGCGCCCAGCGCTTCGACGCGAACCTCACCGGATCGGCCACCATCTACGCCTACGACATCGTCGGCGACAAGAGGCTCGCCAACCGCCGCGTCTTCGCCTACGCCGACTCCGGCTTCCCCGACGGCGTCCACACCGACACGGATGGCAACGTCTGgggcggctgcggcgacggcgtccacATCTGGAACCCGGACGGCATCCTGCTTGGCAAGATCCACCTCGGTGAGACCTCCAACAACTTCGCCTTCGCCCCGGGCAAGGTCTTTGTCTTCTCCAACTACCGCCTGtgggtcgtcgagggcatcaaCGCCCTCGGCCGGGAGGTCTGCAAGGACTTTGGCGCCGACAGCGACGCGAGATGCCGCAAGTAGAAGGTCGTGACGGCAGCGGGCATGGCGTGGCGTTAGGATTAGTCATTTATATTAGATACCAATTCACCGTTCCAAGCACCAGGGCACGTCAGGGGATGGAGAGGAGTGTAAAATGCCCCCTAACGACGATGACTTTTTCTTTCCACCATGGTTGGCCGTGACGGCTAGGTTGATGTGATACCTGGTGTTCTGCGACTCGAAGGCTGTCTTCATTTCCTGTCCATCCCCCACCCCCACATGTTTTTTTCTGTGTTGGGAGGCATCGCTTGGACTTCTGTCCCCGAACACGGTTGTGACAATGGTCAACTTTTCTCGACCGGTTATCTCACATGGCTTTTGTGGCCATCTGTGCGGGTAAGGAGCCATCCAGCTCAATTATGAAACCAGAAGGCAAAGAGATGCTCAAAAGAAAGAAATTCTACTCGTGACGGTTGTCAGAAAAGAGATCTGTTGCCATATCAACTTGAATGTTGGCCACTGGCTGGCGTCAGCTTTGCTGTCGCTGCCTCGCTGTCGGTTTTTTGCCAGTAGGACTAGTGTCTTCAAAACAACCGTTTTGAAACCTGTGTTGCCCTCCTAGTCTCAATATCGATCTTTGCAGTTTGAGGGTTTTCTGTCCTCGGGCGGCCATGACCGTTCCTGCTACTTTGGAGACTTCATCTGCTCTTTCTGAAGGCTTGTTTCTCGTCGTGACGGAATGAAGACCATAGTCTTTTGCGGGAAGAAGTCAGAACAATGCCTTCAAACCATTGTGTCTTTGAGTCGTATTGGGGCTTGGAAGCTTCGGCCCAAGACAGTAAATGGCTTGGAGGGAGAAATCCGGATGACATTGCCAGAACCACGGAGCAGTGAATGTAAGTTCACAATTGTGTGAAATTCATGGATGGAGAGGGGCGAGATCTCGCAGCTGACTACTTACTAAACGAGCATGATGGAGATCCTCAACTCCTCGCCAAAGGGGCATGGAGGAGCCCTCGGAAAGattgacggcggcgcggatcTGAAAAATTAATTAGCTCTGGTTAGACCCAACGCCATGGTAGCAGAGTGCAGAAGGATATGTGACTCAATCCCATCCAGGGGAGGCAGCGGCCTGTTTGGGTATCTCTTGACTTCTGTCGAAAGGGGGTCGAGACGGAGGTCCTTGAATCAGAGCGTGGAATGGGGCTTAGAGCCAAGTACCGAGACTGTGGGCTCGGGCTGGACCTCAGAAGCCTTtcctcactcactcatctGCAGAAAACCAGTCAATCGACACAACCATCCAGTGGAGGCTTCTCAGCTTGCCATTCTCGACGAGTGCTGGCGGAAGACGACTATGTAGAGGCATCCGATGTATCCAAAGCGACCAGAAAGATAAACGGCGGAATCTCTTATGGAACAACAAAACAAATACCGCCATATGGGGTTGAGAGTGGTAAACCAGACGAGAGCAAGGATATGGGAGACGTACAGAAGACGGCTTTGAGGCTTCGGGTAAAGATGTTGATGCCGGGTGAGGCCCTCATGTTTTGGAATAGGTAAACTAACATCCTCCTCACGCTTTAATTGACAAAAAAGTGCTTGTAGTAATGTGAGTACAGAAAGTGAAGTCGGAACTGTGAACTTCTTTTACACCTCTGAGCAGGGTCGGCTGGTTGCTGGTCAGGACAAGTAAACAGGAAGGTGGCTGCGGCGGACGTGATGAAGATGAACGTAACAACACCCAAGTGAACAAACTAGAACCAGCAACAGTTCTCCTCGGAGACGACGTGGCGTCGATAGACACAAAAGCTGCCTCCGTGTGGTGAAGTAGGCTGGATGGTGACGGAGGCGTTCCCAAGTTCTGgccttcccaccccccccctAGAATATTTTAGGTTCGTACGTATCTACGTTTATTGTCCCTACTGAAAAACTACCCCAAGTAGTCTCGATGGATGCTTGCATGGGCATATTGACATGTAGTGTAATCTTCCAGTCACTTTGATGCTCAAGAGCGGCCCATCAGGACCCATCCGGTCCAGCATCTCTCGCCTTGATGTGGCATATTCTGGACCCCCTCTGAAAGTTATCATTAATGAATAGATGAGGAGCCTTCGTTCTATAATCATCCCTGCCGAATGCGCAGTTTTTGGAAAGCCGAGATGGGCCGGCTACCAGGCAACATTGAACACGAGAATGTCAGGTTTTGCCGAGAACCCTGCGAACGACACCCAGTCCAGCCTCAAGTCACGATCCGCCCCTGTGGTCCAGAAGCCTCCGTCCCTCGGCCTACAGAAGCGCCACCCAGTGCAGGCGCGGACGTTGGTCGTTCCAGAAGAGCAAAGAGCAAGTTCGGCATAGGCATAGAATCTGTATCCGGACAACACGAATGCTCATACCCGAAACGACTTCTCTGTCAAGTGACATCCGAGCTCCCAGTACCAATTTTTCTCAACTCCCCGGGTCGCCCA
The DNA window shown above is from Colletotrichum destructivum chromosome 2, complete sequence and carries:
- a CDS encoding Putative six-bladed beta-propeller, TolB, SMP-30/Gluconolactonase/LRE-like region, with product MASGELNQDGQQQPQQQQQQQHKEAPRPVSSSEPPPPITTGSRYGFSQFFDGIGLSRDSLAFNVPSLQQVALWFQAAASMSLINVDLLALATGGAGYLASINAANLSTPAISLLAYQPSFADIIGTNATARKIADLDWQAFHEGGVYNKRDNTMYISSNYQSLADNINITVLSLDDLSVRSTQFPDLAEANGGSSYYPPGADQSAPPPMQVWCDQGDFDAYSKLLAVDVNTNKTEPLIIGFNGRNFSAVNDVRQHPVTGDLWFTDAEYGFYQHFRPASQVPRHVYRFEPATGVVQVVADGIQQPNGIEFSPDYKTLYVSDTGAQRFDANLTGSATIYAYDIVGDKRLANRRVFAYADSGFPDGVHTDTDGNVWGGCGDGVHIWNPDGILLGKIHLGETSNNFAFAPGKVFVFSNYRLWVVEGINALGREVCKDFGADSDARCRK